CAAAGCTTGGTTTTTTTAACTAAATTTTACGGTCATCCCTATCAAGGTGAAGCCTTAATTAATGGCTTGCCTTTAGCTGACGGTAAATTAACGCCATTATTATTTTCTCGCGCTGCCGAGCGTGCCGAGCTTTCTGCTCATCATGCTGATTATGCCCTAGCAGATATTTCAGACTTATTACTACCTTGCATATTATTATTTAATGATGGCAGTGCAGGTGTGTTATTAGAAATAGATGCTAAGCAACAACGTGCTCGCCTGCTATTGCCCACCACAGGTGAGGGTGAGCAATGGTTAGCGCTAGATAAATTAGCGCCCAGCTTTAGCGGCCATGTTATTTTTACTAAGCCTAAATTTCGCTACGATGCCCGCTCGCCTAAGGTATTAAAAACTCAGGAAGGGCATTGGTTTTGGGGCACCTTGCGTGGCTCTACCTACATCTATCGCGACGTCTTAATTGGCTCTTTGCTAATTAACTTATTTGCGCTCACCACCCCGCTATTTACGATGAACGTCTATGACAAAATCGTCCCCAATTTAGCTTTTGACTCCTTATGGGTGCTGGCCATTGGCGCCACTATCGTTTTTATTTTTGACTTTATATTACGCATGCTCCGCAGTCATTTTATTGATATAGCGGGTAAAAAAGCCGATGTATTATTATCGGCACAAATATTTTCTAAAGTCATGGGCATGCGCATGGAAGCGCGTCCACCCTCGACCGGAGCCTTTGCTAAACATTTACAAGAATTTGAGTCAGTCAGAGATTTTCTTACTTCTGCAACTGTGACCACGTTAGTGGATATCCCCTTTGCCATCCTGTTTCTGTTTATTATTTGGGTATTTGCGGGCGCCATGGTGTGGGTGCCAATTATGGCTATTTTGTTATTACTACTAGTGAGCCTAGCGGTACAAGGGCAATTGAGACGCAGTATTGAAGAGGGCTCACGATTAGCCTCCCAAAAAAATGCCAATTTAGTAGAAGGAATCGCCGGATTAGAAACCATTAAGTTATTTGGTGCACAAGGCACCTTTCAGCATCGGTGGGAGCAAGCGGTTAGTCATATCGCGCAGTGGGGCATGAAGACGCGCCGTATTACCAATTCCGTATCAACGCTTGCAGCGGTCACCATGCAGTTTTCTACGATCGCGTTAATTATTCTCGGTGTCTATTTAATTGCTGCCGGAGACTTATCGATGGGCGGCTTAATTGCGGCGGTCATGTTAAGTGGTCGCGCGATTAGCCCCATAGTGCAAGTCGCTGTGTTATCCACCCGTTATAATCAAGCGCGCTCGGCCATGACTATTTTAGAAGAAATTATGGCTTCTCCTGAAGAGCACGCCGTGGGGCGGCGCTTTGTGCATCACCCTCACTTTAAAGGCGATATTTTATTTACCGACTTAAGTTTTCGCTACCCCCATACCGAACATGATGTGCTAACGAATATTAACCTTAATATTAAAGCCGGTGAAAAAGTCGCCATTATTGGCCGTATTGGCTCAGGGAAAACTACCCTAGAGCGATTAATGGTGGGTTTATATCGGCCCACAGGTGGCAGCTTGCGCATTGATGGCATCGATATCGAACAATTACAGCCAGCCGCACTGCGCGCTAATATTGGCTGTGTGCCACAAGATGTAACGCTTTTTTATGGCTCTATTCGCGATAATATCGTTATTGCTAATCCACTCGCAGATGAAAACCAAGTATTAAGAGCGGCACAACGCGCTGGAGTCACTTTATTCACTAACCAAGATCCAAATGGCTTAGATAAACAAGTGGGTGAAGGAGGGCGACAATTATCGGGCGGACAGCGCCAAGCCATTGCCATTGCTAGGGCGCTGCTTAATGAACCCGCAGTCTTGATGTTTGATGAGCCCACTTCCAATATGGATAACCGCTCTGAGCTTTATATTAAAGAAGAGTTACTGAAATTATCGGCTAAACAAACCTTATTATTAGTAACTCATCGCACTTCCATGTTGGAGGTGGTAGATAGAGTTATTGTACTAGAGCAAGGGAAAATAGTGGCCGATGGCCCTAAAGGCCAAGTATTACAACAATTAAAAGTAGGTAAAGTGCGGGTTCAGGAGGCATCTAATGGCTAAAAAAAAGGTAGCGCCTGAATTAATTGATTACACTAACGATACCGCCGCCGCCGTGTTGTTAACTACGCCTAAAGCCGGCAAAGCGCTGTTATGGGCCATTTTTGTGTTTGTGTTGGTGGCGATCATTTGGGCTTGGTTTGCTGAATTAGAAGAAGTCACCTCTGGCATGGGTAAAGTTATTCCCTCTAGCCAAATACAAGTGGTTTCTAACTTAGAAGGTGGCATTGTTCGCAGTCTCTATGTGCGTGAAGGTCAGCATGTTGAAAAAGGCCAAGAGTTATTATTAATTGATGACACGCGGTTTTTATCAGACTTACGCGAGCGAGAGCAAGAAATAGCGGGCTTACAAGGGGATGTGCGCCGCTTAAAAACAGAAGTAGCCTCTATAACTATTAGTGATGAGCCTAATTTAGCGTGGCGAGAAAGAGTAAAAGTAACCTTAGGTATCTTAGACTTTCCGGAAGGCTTTCAAGAAAAATATCCAGGCCAGCCGGAATTTCAAAGCTCATTGTATGCGGAGCGTATTAGTTTTATTAATAACCAATTAGCGATATTTGGTAATCAGATAGAACAACGTGAACAAGAAATTATTGAAACCAATTCTAA
This genomic window from Oceanisphaera avium contains:
- a CDS encoding type I secretion system permease/ATPase, coding for MKEAQSGLDPLLQSLVFLTKFYGHPYQGEALINGLPLADGKLTPLLFSRAAERAELSAHHADYALADISDLLLPCILLFNDGSAGVLLEIDAKQQRARLLLPTTGEGEQWLALDKLAPSFSGHVIFTKPKFRYDARSPKVLKTQEGHWFWGTLRGSTYIYRDVLIGSLLINLFALTTPLFTMNVYDKIVPNLAFDSLWVLAIGATIVFIFDFILRMLRSHFIDIAGKKADVLLSAQIFSKVMGMRMEARPPSTGAFAKHLQEFESVRDFLTSATVTTLVDIPFAILFLFIIWVFAGAMVWVPIMAILLLLLVSLAVQGQLRRSIEEGSRLASQKNANLVEGIAGLETIKLFGAQGTFQHRWEQAVSHIAQWGMKTRRITNSVSTLAAVTMQFSTIALIILGVYLIAAGDLSMGGLIAAVMLSGRAISPIVQVAVLSTRYNQARSAMTILEEIMASPEEHAVGRRFVHHPHFKGDILFTDLSFRYPHTEHDVLTNINLNIKAGEKVAIIGRIGSGKTTLERLMVGLYRPTGGSLRIDGIDIEQLQPAALRANIGCVPQDVTLFYGSIRDNIVIANPLADENQVLRAAQRAGVTLFTNQDPNGLDKQVGEGGRQLSGGQRQAIAIARALLNEPAVLMFDEPTSNMDNRSELYIKEELLKLSAKQTLLLVTHRTSMLEVVDRVIVLEQGKIVADGPKGQVLQQLKVGKVRVQEASNG